In one Brassica oleracea var. oleracea cultivar TO1000 chromosome C9, BOL, whole genome shotgun sequence genomic region, the following are encoded:
- the LOC106315297 gene encoding uncharacterized protein LOC106315297, producing MGDIVIAKPKDGGGSSSTIKCPMLTTTNYTVWAIRIKLLLKVHKVWDAVENESDDGDKNDMATTLIFQSIPEVLVLQVGDLDTTKKVWESIKSRYMGADRVREARLQTLMAEFERLKMKENDTIDDFVGKLAEISSKSTALGETIEEQKLVKKFLSSLPRKKFIHIVASLEQVLDLKTTTFEDIIGRLKAYEDRVKEEEEAEETQSKLMYANNEPQPSSNSYNQGYNSYRGRGRGGRYHNRGRGRGRYNAGHYENFDYSKIQCFRCDKMGHYASTCPDRLLKLQEVTETKDESTLEAEELMMQEVVYLNEKNVNPKEFEISKDNI from the coding sequence ATGGGAGATATTGTTATTGCAAAACCGAAGGATGGAGGAGGTTCCTCTTCCACGATAAAGTGTCCTATGCTCACGACAACTAACTACACAGTCTGGGCAATAAGGATCAAATTGCTGCTGAAAGTTCACAAAGTTTGGGATGCTGTGGAAAACGAGTCAGATGACGGAGATAAGAACGATATGGCCACAACCCTAATATTCCAGTCCATACCCGAAGTACTTGTGCTGCAAGTAGGCGATCTTGATACAACAAAGAAGGTCTGGGAGTCGATAAAATCAAGGTACATGGGAGCAGATCGAGTTCGTGAAGCAAGGTTACAGACATTAATGGCAGAATTCGAGAGGTTGAAGATGAAAGAGAATGACACCATTGATGATTTTGTTGGAAAGCTAGCAGAAATCTCATCAAAGTCAACCGCTCTAGGAGAAACTATTGAAGAACAGAAGCTCGTAAAGAAATTTCTATCTAGCCTCCCAAGAAAGAAGTTCATACATATTGTTGCGTCATTGGAGCAAGTCCTTGATCTTAAAACCACTACATTCGAAGATATCATCGGTAGATTGAAGGCTTATGAAGACCGAGTGAAAGAAGAAGAAGAGGCAGAGGAAACACAGAGCAAGCTTATGTACGCAAATAATGAGCCTCAACCTAGCTCAAACTCGTATAACCAAGGTTATAACAGCTATAGAGGCCGTGGACGTGGTGGACGCTACCATAACCGCGGAAGAGGACGAGGAAGATACAATGCAGGTCACTACGAGAACTTCGATTATTCAAAGATACAATGTTTTCGCTGTGACAAGATGGGGCATTATGCTTCAACGTGTCCTGACCGTCTCCTAAAGCTACAAGAAGTTACTGAGACCAAGGATGAAAGTACACTGGAGGCAGAGGAGCTAATGATGCAAGAGGTAGTGTATCTTAACGAAAAGAATGTGAATCCTAAAGAGTTTGAGATAAGCAAAGATAACATATGA
- the LOC106317076 gene encoding protein IDA-LIKE 3-like, whose amino-acid sequence MSSRNRRSRTNQLRRTILILGLLLVILSCCNGARTTNMFYTSSPPKQPDIVSPPHHHHHQVEDHKNVQFLGFLPRQFPVPASGPSRKHNDIGLSSTTRTPSP is encoded by the coding sequence ATGTCTTCTCGAAATCGCAGATCAAGAACCAACCAACTCAGGAGAACAATCCTTATACTCGGTCTTCTTCTTGTTATTTTGAGTTGCTGCAATGGAGCTAGAACTACGAACATGTTCTACACGAGTTCACCACCCAAACAACCCGACATAGTTTCACCACCTCATCATCACCATCATCAAGTAGAAGATCACAAAAACGTACAGTTTTTGGGGTTCTTGCCACGTCAGTTTCCGGTTCCAGCTTCTGGTCCTTCAAGAAAACACAATGACATCGGTTTAAGTAGTACTACTAGGACTCCTTCTCCTTGA